The proteins below are encoded in one region of Ostrea edulis chromosome 3, xbOstEdul1.1, whole genome shotgun sequence:
- the LOC125676599 gene encoding uncharacterized protein LOC125676599, which yields MLQRNALIVTTLTCMFHIMRGELGCSPNETLQNVPSCPMSRKEIMEAALRLNCQEICKDNRYMYHCLPDNKMEHFFELCAPKVFIIGRRCAEYNWDGNKIQANRYNTRADCSNHTNPCPYVYNSTEAYKYQECFPRPSTNKGSKTKETELNISTAVLSGIIISIVLINGGVLSCLLRVYVCKNCTQQMTNVEENIPMSQKEDLDFEV from the exons ATGCTGCAGAGGAATGCTCTAATTGTGACAACTTTGACGTGCATG TTCCATATTATGAGAGGGGAGCTCGGTTGCTCTCCCAATGAAACACTTCAGAATGTACCGAGCTGTCCTATGTCAAGAAAGGAAATTATGGAAGCTGCATTGAGATTAAACTGTCAGGAAATATGCAAAGacaacagatacatgtatcactgTCTTCCTGATAACAAGATGGAGCATTTCTTCGAACTGTGCGCCCCAAAAGTATTCATCATAG GTAGGAGGTGTGCAGAGTACAACTGGGACGGAAACAAAATTCAAGCTAATCGTTACAACACCCGGGCTGATTGTAGTAACCATACCAACCCGTGTCCCTACGTCTACAATTCGACAGAGGCatacaaat accaAGAATGTTTCCCCAGACCTTCCACAAACAAAGG ATCTAAAACCAAAGAGACCGAACTGAACATATCAACGGCAGTTTTAAGTGGCATTATTATTTCGATAGTTTTAATCAATGGTGGAGTGCTTTCTTGCCTATTAAGGGTATATGTGTGTAAAA ATTGTACACAACAGATGACAAACGTGGAAGAAAACATCCCAATGTCACAAAAGGAAGATCTTGATTTCGAGGTATAG